TCAAGTCTGGTGCGGGAGTACACTATTCCCTGATCGATGGAGGGGTTTTTGCCAATAATCCCGCCATGTGTGCTTTTGCAGAGGGATTGGTCATGAGAGGGCCCAGAAAGTGTGATCCCAGAGACATTCTGATGCTTTCCCTGGGGACCGGCGCGGTCAAGACTCCTCTTAGATATGGACGGGCCAGGAACTGGGGGGCAGTACAATGGATGCGACCTCTAGTGGATGTTATGATGTCCAGCGTCTCGGAAACGGTTGATTATCAACTCAGACAAATCTTCGCCTCGGCCGAGAATTCCCATCTGTATCTTCGGATTCAGACTGAGATCCGCCGCAGGAATGCTGACCCCGACAATGCCGAGCCGGCAAACCTCAATGCCCTCAAAGATATCGGGAGGGTGGTAACGGCAAAGAATAGCGCCAGGCTGGATGTTTTGGCAAAATTGCTGCTGGCTTGTTGACATGATCAACCACTCACTTCCAACACAACATGAGCCCGAGACGAGATATTGTCTCTGGTGCAGGATGAACCTCAGATGTTTCGGTATACTCGGTATGCTCCGAAAAACGACCCGCCGTTCGTTGTCGCCACGGAAGGCTCGAATCCAGCGGTTCCGGAAGGACTCGGCTTTGATTTCTCTCAGTTAGAGAAAATCGGACTGCACTTCGACCCAAGCCAACTGCGCTGTATGTTTACGCTATAAATTCCCTACACTGGCGTAAATTTGCGCGTCTGTATGATAAGGAGCTTCCCTCTGTTTACACTACACTCTCACCGAATCCATTTGAGACAATACAGTCCGGACATCAGTCGTCAGACTGATGTCCGGACTGATATACGGACTGATTTTATGGCACGGCATCCCCTGAAACTGGCCGAATGAGTTTCGCACATTTAATCCGGTCTGTTCTAATAGACAACCTTCTGTTCAACGAGACTCTTCAACTCATCCTCAGACATACCCAGCAACTCCCGGAAAACATAATCGTTGTGCTCACCGATCAGCGGAGATCGTTGGTAGCTGCCTCCAGGGAGAGGGCCGGGCCTCCAGGGTATGCGACACTGTATTCCTTTTCCCAATACGGGATGATCCATATCCAGAAACAGATCTCTTTCTTTCAAATGAGGGCCTTCAGGCAGTTCGTCTGTGCCCAGACAGGGGGCAGCTGCTACACCAGCCCCCTGTAGGATTTCCATTACCTCGTATGGCGTATAGCTCATCGTCCACGCCTCAGTCAGACGATCGAGTTCATCCTGATTCTGCCACCGGCTGAACATATCGGAGAATCTCTCCTGACTGCTCCAACTTGGGTTACCGATGGCACTGCAGAAGGCCGTCCATTCTTCTTCGCTGGAGACGGCGATGGCCACCCATCGGTCTTCCCCACGACAGCGATAACAGCCATGAGGCGCCATTATGTCGTCCCTGTTCCCTCTGGGCTTTTGAGATCTGCGGTTCATCACCACGTCCATCATGGCCTCAGGAAGTGCCGATATGGTTGCCTCAGCCAGGGAGACGTCAATATGTTGTCCTTCGCCAGTTCGCGACCGGTGATGCAGCGCTGACAGAATGGCAAACGCGGCAAACTGAGCAGACAGAGCATCGGACCAGGCCAATGACATAATGCCGCAGGATTCCCCGAGGTATCCGGTCAGCGAAGAAAGGCCGCTATAGGCGTGTATGGACGGGGCATAGGCAATATAGTCTTTATCGGGTCCCGATTGTCCCATGCCGGATATGGAAGCCATGACAATATCGGGCTTGAGTGTTTTCAGAGATGGATAATCGAGGCCAAAGCGCTCCATAACCCCCGGCGAAAAATTTTCCACCACAATGTCACTGATGCTGACTATCTTCTTGGCGATTTCTATACCCTCGCGCCGGGCAAGATTGAGGGTGCAACTCTTCTTGTTATAGTTCAGGGAAGTGAAGTAAGCGCCTCGATTCAGATCCGCATCAGCCGCGTTGGTACCGAGGGCAGTATAGGGAACTCTCAAGTTGTCCGGACGCTGCTTGCTCTCGATCCTGATCACTTCGGCTCCCATCACTGCCAGCCACAGGGTTGCTTGAGGTCCTGCCTGCACCCGAGTGAAATCCGCAACCCTGATTCCCTTCAAAGGAACGCTTTGAGCATTGTCCATCTAAATCACCCCTGCTTTTCGCATTTCTACCAGATCCTCTTTGGCGTAGCCAAGTCGGCAGCAGTAAATCTGCTCATTGTGTTCTCCCAGAAGAGGCGCAGCCAGATTGATCCTTGCCGGGGTTTGAGAGAACTTGCAGGGCGACCCAGGATACTTTAGTCTACCTGCCTCGCAGTGGTCTACATCTACGAAGAACTCCCGGGCAGCCAGATGATCCGAATTCAGAACTTCTTCCGCTGTATTGACCGGGCTACAAGCCACGCCCTTTCCTTGGAGGATACGGTATATCTCCTCTTTTGTCAGTCTCCTGCTCCACTCCGAGATCAAAGGCTCAAGGAGATGCCAGTTATTGGTCCTTGATTGGTGTGTCTTAAACAACTCATCATCTGCCCACGGAGGATTGCCCATTGCGTCAAGGAAAGACCGCCAATGACGATATTCGGGGCAATGCACTTGAACATAGCCATCCCTGCAGGTCAGAGCACCGTAAACATAGCAGATGCCGGACCTCCGGCCGAATAACACCTTGTCATATGAATACACGGCTAGATCACGCGCCATGGTTGAAGCCACTGCTTCGCAGACAGAAACGTCAAGATGACGCCCGAGGCCATCTGCCTGGCGTCCAACTACGGCAGACATAGTGACCACTGCTGCCATCACACCCGCCATGAAATCGGATTGCCTTCCCCCCATTCTCAGCGGTGGTTCCCGGTCCCGGTCCTTCACTCTGGCTGGCGTCAGGTATCCCACTCCTCCCATCTGGCTGCTGATGAGGTCGCAGCCTTTGTAGTCCCGATAGGGACCATTCTGTCCAAAGGGAGTTATCGAGGTCATGATCAGCTGTGGGTTTATCTCTCTGAGCACCTCATATTCGAGACCCAGGCTTTTCATCACCGAGGGCGGGTTGTTTTCGACCAGGATATCGGACTCTCTGATGAGTTCCTTGAAGATTCTTGTGCCGGTGGAGGTCCTTGCATTCAAGGTCACACCAAGCTTGTTGGTGTTGAGATAGAGAAAGAGTCCACTCTTCTCATGATGAGGAATGTCGCGCGGGAAAGGGCCTGTTCTTCTGGACTCATCTCCAACCTCGGGCTCCTCAATTTTGACCACTTCTGCACCGAGGTCAGCCATCAGCTTTGAACAATAGGGCCCGGATGCCAGATTGGCATATTCAATTATCCTCAGATCAGATAGTGCCTTCACGCAATCCTTCCTCTCGTCAACTGTAGCCGCACGGGGTTTCACCTCTCATTCGGAAAGAAATTCATTCCTATTTATCCTACTCTCCTCTCGACATAGGAATCAACCTGCTACACAATTGCGCACGGGATGTTATGAGAGGCTCGTCCCAAACAGAAATGGCCTTGGGAGCAGCCCACAAACCGAAAGCCGGAGATTCAAAACTACGCATCAAAAATAACTGCAACCGTTGATCTCCTGAGTTTGGACCTATTGGCTGAATTTTCTGGATATGAACGTGGCGATGAACAGACACTATGTTTGGATCGTGTTCGTTGACCTCACCGGAATGGAAATCTGCGTTAAGCTGACAACCAGACCAGATCCACTTCAATCTTGACTTGATTGCTATTGAGATTTAACATCATAAGGGAGTCGCTTATTCTACATATGGCGGCCTCAGAAGGAGAATCATGCCAATCTATGAATACCGATGTTCCGCTTGTGGTGAGAAGTTCGATTTGCTACGTTCTATGAGCAAGGTTCATGAACCGGCCGATTGCCCCAAGTGCAAGAACGAGGCAAGACGCAAGATTTCAACATTTGCCGCCCGTTCCAGAGGTCCTGAGGGCAGTTTCCAGACAATGGGCGGTACTAAAGACTGCGGCGCTTGTACCTCCGGAAGTAGCTGCGCACATTGTGGATGAATCTGCGATACGCCAATCCTATCCCACATGTGGAGACAAAAGGGGGTAAAGAAACCGAACCGGGGGGGTATAAGCTCCGGGCAGGTAGTCGACTAACATCGACGTGGAAAGAACTGAGTGTGTCCCGGACACAGCGATCAGACAATTCGGCCGAAGTCCAACACCTCGAAGCCTAACAGCACTCCAACTTCAATAAGAAATCCTTGTGGCACGCAAAATCTGCATTTTCTGTGGCCGCGGCGGATGGCGTTCCCTCTTTGGCATGTCAGCTATTATCAAGCAGCAGAATCCGGCTTTCGACGGGCCGATAAATACAGCCTCTTCTGAATTTACCAATTTTTCACCCATTATTTACCTGTCCTTTACACAATAGCAAGCCCCAAGCCTTGACAGTGACAACTTCCTGTTGCCAAAATTGGCTCAGTCATAATCCGTCAGTCCTTACAATGATGCGGGCAAAAAGACGTTGGCTGGCTGTCCCCCTTGTTTTGCGACGGCCCGATCCTCAACTTTGGGACAATCAGCATGACAGAAGGAGGTTCTGAAATGAAGCGTTTCTTACTGCTGGCAGGTGTTCTGTTACTTCTGGCCGGATTGGTGCCTGGCGCGATTGCTGGCGCCTCAACCAACGAATCTCCTCCCACTAAAGAGGTGGCTGCAGAAGAATCACTTGATTTCGGAGATGCACCGGAAGGGTTTGATGTTGCCCACTTTCCGACGACTTTAGCCAACAACGGCGCGCGTCACCTTATTAACCCGAAGGTCTATCTGGGTCAATGGGTGGAGGCTGACACTGACGGGAAACCCCATATCAATGCCATCGGAGATGATATCCTGGATCGGACGGATGACGAGGACGGCGTGGCCATCCCGGCTCTCAGAGCCGGGGCCACTTCCCGCATCGGGGTGACTGCCAGTGTAGCCGGGTATCTCAATGCCTGGTTTGACTTCAACAGCGACGGAGATTGGGATGATGCGGGCGAATATCCGCTGGCTGACGTGCGGATTCCGGCAGGCTTCTCCGCCCACCTTGTCAAACCGTCAATTGAGGCCAATCCCGGTGATACTTATGCTCGCTTTCGCTTCACCACCAGACCACTTTCGGAGACGTTGAAACCTCTCTACACCGGTCAGGCCCCAGACGGCGAGGTGGAGGACTACATGGTGACCATTCGGCCTTTCGGACCGGATTCGTTTGAGCCTAACGATGAATTCTCGCAGGCCGTCGACCTGGGCAGTCTTAACCAGAGTCGAACCGGATTGGGCATTCATGAACCCAATCAAGAGGACTGGTTCAAATGGACAGCGCTGAGCGACGGAGAATTCAGCCTCGATGCCAATTCTGATGACCGGGTGGATAAATTGTTCTTCAATCTGTACGATGCCGAGGGTAATCGGCTCGCCTCCTCGGATGGCAGCCCCATCACATGGAAAGGCTCCAAAGGCACTGCTTACTATGTGCAGGTGCTGGCAAAGGACGAATTGGTGGTGGGCGACTATCAGCTGTATATTGATGCCGCGCCCATCCAGAATTACGCAGTGCTTTTTGCCGGCGGCATCAGGCTGGCCAAGAATTTTCCCAGATACTACGATAATATCAAGAAGATGTACCAGACGCTGCTGAGCGATTTCCCTATCTCTGCCGACCACATCTGGATACTCTACGCCGACGGCACCAATTCGGCAATCGATCGCTCCGACAATATTAATTCCGATATGTCCTACGCGAGCGCGGCTTACGTGATGGCCGGGACTTCGGACAATCTGGAAACCGTGCTGACCGAAACGCTTCCTCCCCTGGTGGACAGCGACGATCACTTCCTGTTCTATTCTTTTGATCACGGCGGCGGGGCGGAAAATGTCCCCTCAAGCCAGGGCGAAGAGGTTCTTTGCGGCTGGGGCGATAACATTTCCGACGACGATCTGAATGACTGGCTGGACTTGGTGGGAGCCGGATATACCACCGTGGTTCACACCCAGTGCTTTGCCGGAGGAATGATCGACGATCTGCTGCCAACCGCATCCGATATCTTTGCCGCCTCTGCGACCAATCACTATGAGGCCAGCTGGGGAAACGGCTTCGCCAACGCCTATGCCGATGCCCTTATCAACGGACACAACAACTCCTACGATGCCTATGTCTACGCCCATGACCATGACCCCTATGCCATCGCCCGCGGCACGTATACCGGCAATCAGGGTACATGGACGGACGGCAAAGAACACCCCTGGGCATCGTCGACAGCCAACTTTCCCATCCTCCCAAGAAACAATAATCGGCCGCCCTTTCTGATCTACGAGAAGGAACTGAAGTTCAGGCCGCCAGAGCCACCCTGGGAGTGGATAATCATCACCTATGACATGTTGCTATCGGAATCCGATTTTGTGGAGCCCGATATGGACAGCGTGGGGTTCCGCATCGAGTCTGTGAATGCAGGAGGCTTGCTCTTCAAGAACGGCAATCCGGTAATTCCGGGTGAGACCACCGTCCTCTACGGGGAGAGACTGGAATGGTTCCCATCGGAGAGGATTGATTCAAATATTCAGAAGGCCGAGGAGGTGCTCGCTGCCTTTTCCGTTCGTCTGACCGATGGGACCACTGTTTCCGATGATCAGGCTACCGTTTCCATAAATATGGGCTCCTCTTCGCTTCCCGACGCCATCGATGATCAGGCCGAGATGGCCGAGGACTCGGTTGATGTGGTGATCGATGTTCTGGATAACGATAAAGCCGAAGAGGAAGGACCGCTGGTGATTGCCGGAGTAGGCCAGCCGGCGCACGGGACTGCAACAATCGCCAACGGTCATGTTTTGTATACGCCGTCCCCCGATTTTCACGGCGAGGACGACTTCAGCTACACCATCGCCGACGCTAGCCAGTCGACGGATACCGCTCTTGTCACCGTCAAGATTTACAGCGTCAACGACGCCCCGGATGCCTGGGACGATACCCTCAATGTCATGATCGACAGCCAGGACAATCTGATCAATCCTCTGCTCAATGATGAAGATGCCGATCCAGACCCGCTCAACGCAATTCCGGGCAGTGCTCCATTGCACGGCAAGGTTGTGGCCATCGATGACGTCACCCTGAGCTACACTCCAGACCCCGGCTATGACGGAGAGGACAATTTCACTTACTTTGCCTCCGACGGTAAGGCGATGACCGAAGCCGCTGTGAGGGTCAACGTAGTCGAGTCATCGCGGCTGGATTGGGGAGACGCCCCCGAGTTTGGCTCCTCCCTGGGTGACGGGTATCCCACCCGGGCAATCAGCGACGGCGCCCGCCATGTTATCGACGGGCCATGGTTGGGTAAGATAGCCCCGGACGTTGAAGCCGATGGACAGCCGGAGGCACTAGCCGCCGGCGATGATACTCACGGAACGGCCGATGAAGACGGGGTGGATTTCCCGATCCTGATCCGCGGGAAATCGGCAGAGGTATCTGTGATGGTTGGCGGCGGTGGACGTGTGGATGCCTGGATAGACTGGAATGCCAACCACATGTGGGAGGACCCGAGAGAAAAGATATACTCCGGTTATCTTTCCGCAGGACTTCATACCCTCACTGTGAGCGTGCCGACCGACGCAGTTCCAGGCCTTAGCTTCGCCCGGGTTCGCATCAGCAACAACACGGACGGATTGACTCCTTTCGGTCTGGCCCCCAATGGAGAGGTGGAGGACTATGCCGTGACGATAACGGACGAGGTCAAGGTGGATATATCCGTAACTTTGCAGGGTTCCTCCCGTCCCGATAAGGGATGGGTAATCCCTCTTACGGTCAAGTTCTTCAAGCCGGGGGCCAATGTACTGCGGGATTTACCAGTGGCTATCTGCACCGACACCACCAGAAAAGCCGGGGCCACAGCCATTTACACGGTCGAAAAGGTCCCGGAAGGGATATACGATGTTACTGTAGTCAGTAAACACACTCTGATCAATGTCAAGAAGAATGAGAAGATTACCGGTCCCGCTGATTCGGTATACATGGGTACCCTTCTGGAGGGGAACGCGAATAATATGACTGGCTTGGAAATCACTTCCACGATCATCAATTACACTGACTTCCGCATTCTGGCAGCCTCGTTTATGAAAAGCACGAGGGATGCGGACTTTGATCCAAGGGCAGATTTCGACCGCAACGGCATCGTGGATATCTCAGACTTTGGTCTGCTGGCCGTGAACTACATGAAGACAAGCCCGGTGGAAGTACCCTGAAGAGTAGTTGACATAAAGGCACCAGGGCAGGTTGGGGCTTTTCTCAAAAGACAGATGAGATGAATCACAAGTCTGTCTTTGTCATAAAGTTCGGTCCTCCCCACCAGAAACTTTGAGGGCCTCCGATTATACAATCGGAGGCCCTCTTATTAGCAGCTGAACCTTCTTTGATGATGGCAACTTCAAAGATGGGGCGAAATGCAGGTCTAGGTTTCACCGCGACAATGGCTTTCTCCTGTTTGGGGTCGACTTTAAACCATCAGTTGAAATGCGACACGAAAAGGGGTAAAGAACCCGAACAGAGAGGAAGGGTAGCATAAGCTCTGATGAGATAACAGTCCAACGGCTATGTGCAAAGAAGTCAGACCTGCCCCTCTTTCGCGCATTGATAACACAAGAGGTTTTAGTAGCCGTGCTTCAAACACGGCGCAGCACTACCCAGGGAAAAAAGAGGCCGGGGCAAGAACCCGGCCTCTTTTTAGTCTTTTGCGGTGAAGGGACTATCGCCTGTTTCTGGATCCGCCACCCTGGTTGCTGTAGCACTGGCTACAGTAAACAGGCTTGTCCAAGCGAGGTTCGAACGGCACTTGGGTTTTGCTGCCACATGCGGCGCACACGGCCGGATACATCTGCCTGCTTGAGCCAAAGCTTCCATAGCTGCCGCTCCCGCCTCCGCCACGCTCCTGCTTCTTTGCTGTGCGGCACGATGAACAACGCTTAGGATCGTTGGTGAAGCCTTTGGTGGAGAAGAACTCCTGTTCACTTGCCGTGAAGGTGAACGTAGCCCCACAATCGGCGCACTGCATTTCTCTGTCGGTGAAACTCATTGGATGACCTCCTATCTAAAAAATTGTGAACTGAACTTCGGTCATCCAATATCTTAAGGAACCTTGCCTTGAAGAGACCTTTGCGCTGATAAGTCAAAGGAGTTTCTGGGGAAATTGGTAACCTTGGTTATGCCACTGGCTCAATTGTACGCGATAATCATAATAACTACAAGAGGAACGCTTTCCAGGTACAAGAGCCGTGGTGTCAATCAGCGGATGCATTTCCTTTCTTGCACCTGAGCCTCATTAGGGCAGGTGACATAAGCTTTCGGTGTGTTCCCTTATAGCAGAAGCGCTGAAACATTCACCATGGAAATTTGGGAAATACTATCGGCTCATGCCGAAAAATACGGGCTTGAAATGGCTCCCGAAACAGGAGTTTGACGAACACATGATATGTCGGCCCTTGTGTCCTGTAAACCAGTATTCAGAGAGCCCCCGCTCAAATGCGATATATGTGGCGAACCGCCGAACCCCCAGTGCGTCAAGTGGTGCGCCAGCGGAGCTCTGACTCTCGTAGATACCCACGGGCAAGCCCGTGGCACTTTTACAGTTCAAGCTTCGCTTGACCTGAATCCTGGCTTTCCTGCCAACGAACATATTTGATGATCCTTGCTTCATCTACCCCAACTGTTGACACAAAATACCCCGGCGACCACACTATGTTTTCTTTCCAGTAAACCTTCTCTAACCAGGCAAACTTTTTCCTCAACTTGCTGCTCGTCTTACCCTTCATTCTCCCTATCACATCGCTTACTGCATATTTGGGTGGAATAATCATCACCATATGCACATGATCAATTTGAATGTTGAGCTCAACTACTTCACACCCCGGCATATCTCGCAGCACCTTCGGAAAAAGTCTCTCCAGATATTCCGTCACGCCAGGATTCAGGATGCGGCGTCGATATTTCACTATCCATGCTATGTGATATTCGGTTCGATATACGCCATGCCCGGATAATCGTACGTCCATCCCCACATTTTACATCATATCGACGCCGCTTCATTCCCCCACGGGCAAGCCCGTGGAACCCTGCCCTTCGGGTTATTGGCGTGAAATTTGGGCCTGAATATGGGATAATCAGTGACAATAAGATAATCGATAACGACTCTATCAAAATATGAGGAGGGCCCAAAGAAATGTCTTCTGAGTTCAAGTATTTGTTCAGCCCCATAAAGATCGGCAAAAAAACAGCGAAGAACAGAGTGATTTCTCCGGCTCATTTCACCATTTACGGGAGCGGATTGACGGGGGTGAGCCCCTATGAGAGGCCCAGCGATCCCAGCGACGATCGATATGCCGCCTTCCTGGAGGAAAAAGCAAGGGGCGGGTGCGGGACGATCGTGAGCAAAACCTGCGGCGTGGGAAAGCTGGGACAGGAAGGGAATATGGAGTACCAAGTGCCTCGCCCGGAACGCCTTACGGAAGCGTGCAAGAGACTTTCTGAAGCCTGCCACAGGCATGGGTCCCTGTTCCTGCTGCAACTGGGGGCCTACGGAATGGCAATGGGAGACTTCTGCGCAGCTTATCCCAGACCTTCCTTCGGCTTTTCAGCCTCGCCCGATATGACGGGATTGGAAATACCTCACGTGATGGAAATCGAGGAGATCGAAGAGCACATCGAGAGCTATGTTGTCGGCTCCAGAGCGGGCAACAAGGGTGGGGTGGACGGCATTGAGCTCCATATTTCCGAAGGCACACTGATCCAGCAGTCGCTGTCGAAAACCTCTAATCAGCGGCAGGATAAGTACGGCGAGCAGC
This DNA window, taken from Dehalococcoidia bacterium, encodes the following:
- a CDS encoding CoA transferase codes for the protein MDNAQSVPLKGIRVADFTRVQAGPQATLWLAVMGAEVIRIESKQRPDNLRVPYTALGTNAADADLNRGAYFTSLNYNKKSCTLNLARREGIEIAKKIVSISDIVVENFSPGVMERFGLDYPSLKTLKPDIVMASISGMGQSGPDKDYIAYAPSIHAYSGLSSLTGYLGESCGIMSLAWSDALSAQFAAFAILSALHHRSRTGEGQHIDVSLAEATISALPEAMMDVVMNRRSQKPRGNRDDIMAPHGCYRCRGEDRWVAIAVSSEEEWTAFCSAIGNPSWSSQERFSDMFSRWQNQDELDRLTEAWTMSYTPYEVMEILQGAGVAAAPCLGTDELPEGPHLKERDLFLDMDHPVLGKGIQCRIPWRPGPLPGGSYQRSPLIGEHNDYVFRELLGMSEDELKSLVEQKVVY
- a CDS encoding CoA transferase — protein: MKALSDLRIIEYANLASGPYCSKLMADLGAEVVKIEEPEVGDESRRTGPFPRDIPHHEKSGLFLYLNTNKLGVTLNARTSTGTRIFKELIRESDILVENNPPSVMKSLGLEYEVLREINPQLIMTSITPFGQNGPYRDYKGCDLISSQMGGVGYLTPARVKDRDREPPLRMGGRQSDFMAGVMAAVVTMSAVVGRQADGLGRHLDVSVCEAVASTMARDLAVYSYDKVLFGRRSGICYVYGALTCRDGYVQVHCPEYRHWRSFLDAMGNPPWADDELFKTHQSRTNNWHLLEPLISEWSRRLTKEEIYRILQGKGVACSPVNTAEEVLNSDHLAAREFFVDVDHCEAGRLKYPGSPCKFSQTPARINLAAPLLGEHNEQIYCCRLGYAKEDLVEMRKAGVI
- a CDS encoding zinc ribbon domain-containing protein, encoding MPIYEYRCSACGEKFDLLRSMSKVHEPADCPKCKNEARRKISTFAARSRGPEGSFQTMGGTKDCGACTSGSSCAHCG
- a CDS encoding Ig-like domain-containing protein — translated: MKRFLLLAGVLLLLAGLVPGAIAGASTNESPPTKEVAAEESLDFGDAPEGFDVAHFPTTLANNGARHLINPKVYLGQWVEADTDGKPHINAIGDDILDRTDDEDGVAIPALRAGATSRIGVTASVAGYLNAWFDFNSDGDWDDAGEYPLADVRIPAGFSAHLVKPSIEANPGDTYARFRFTTRPLSETLKPLYTGQAPDGEVEDYMVTIRPFGPDSFEPNDEFSQAVDLGSLNQSRTGLGIHEPNQEDWFKWTALSDGEFSLDANSDDRVDKLFFNLYDAEGNRLASSDGSPITWKGSKGTAYYVQVLAKDELVVGDYQLYIDAAPIQNYAVLFAGGIRLAKNFPRYYDNIKKMYQTLLSDFPISADHIWILYADGTNSAIDRSDNINSDMSYASAAYVMAGTSDNLETVLTETLPPLVDSDDHFLFYSFDHGGGAENVPSSQGEEVLCGWGDNISDDDLNDWLDLVGAGYTTVVHTQCFAGGMIDDLLPTASDIFAASATNHYEASWGNGFANAYADALINGHNNSYDAYVYAHDHDPYAIARGTYTGNQGTWTDGKEHPWASSTANFPILPRNNNRPPFLIYEKELKFRPPEPPWEWIIITYDMLLSESDFVEPDMDSVGFRIESVNAGGLLFKNGNPVIPGETTVLYGERLEWFPSERIDSNIQKAEEVLAAFSVRLTDGTTVSDDQATVSINMGSSSLPDAIDDQAEMAEDSVDVVIDVLDNDKAEEEGPLVIAGVGQPAHGTATIANGHVLYTPSPDFHGEDDFSYTIADASQSTDTALVTVKIYSVNDAPDAWDDTLNVMIDSQDNLINPLLNDEDADPDPLNAIPGSAPLHGKVVAIDDVTLSYTPDPGYDGEDNFTYFASDGKAMTEAAVRVNVVESSRLDWGDAPEFGSSLGDGYPTRAISDGARHVIDGPWLGKIAPDVEADGQPEALAAGDDTHGTADEDGVDFPILIRGKSAEVSVMVGGGGRVDAWIDWNANHMWEDPREKIYSGYLSAGLHTLTVSVPTDAVPGLSFARVRISNNTDGLTPFGLAPNGEVEDYAVTITDEVKVDISVTLQGSSRPDKGWVIPLTVKFFKPGANVLRDLPVAICTDTTRKAGATAIYTVEKVPEGIYDVTVVSKHTLINVKKNEKITGPADSVYMGTLLEGNANNMTGLEITSTIINYTDFRILAASFMKSTRDADFDPRADFDRNGIVDISDFGLLAVNYMKTSPVEVP
- a CDS encoding zinc-ribbon domain containing protein, whose protein sequence is MSFTDREMQCADCGATFTFTASEQEFFSTKGFTNDPKRCSSCRTAKKQERGGGGSGSYGSFGSSRQMYPAVCAACGSKTQVPFEPRLDKPVYCSQCYSNQGGGSRNRR
- the tnpA gene encoding IS200/IS605 family transposase, with amino-acid sequence MDVRLSGHGVYRTEYHIAWIVKYRRRILNPGVTEYLERLFPKVLRDMPGCEVVELNIQIDHVHMVMIIPPKYAVSDVIGRMKGKTSSKLRKKFAWLEKVYWKENIVWSPGYFVSTVGVDEARIIKYVRWQESQDSGQAKLEL